A single genomic interval of Mycolicibacterium holsaticum DSM 44478 = JCM 12374 harbors:
- the mshA gene encoding D-inositol-3-phosphate glycosyltransferase, translating into MRLVTDVPRPEGAGGPPPRRVAVLSVHTSPLAQPGTGDAGGMNVYVLQTALQMARRGVEVEIFTRATSSADAPVVPVAPGVLVRNVVAGPFEGLDKYDLPTQLCAFTAGVLRAEATHEPGYYDIVHSHYWLSGQVGWLARDRWAVPLVHTAHTLAAVKNAALADGDAPEPPLRAVGEQQVVDEADRLIVNTELEAQQLVSLHQADPSRIDVVHPGVDLDTFTPGDRRAARAALGLDLDAPTVGFVGRIQPLKAPDVALRAVAKLPGVQVLVVGGPSGTGLAAPDGLIRLADELGIADRVRFLPPQSREQLVNVYRAADLIAVPSHSESFGLVAIEAQAAGTPVVAAAVGGLPVAVRDGETGTLVHSHDVDEWSAAIGALLDRGPDTLRAAAVAHAATFSWAHTVDALLASYRRAITDHRARDQQRDAAARRNGRIFTRRRGVRA; encoded by the coding sequence GTGCGCCTAGTCACGGATGTGCCCCGGCCAGAAGGTGCCGGCGGCCCGCCTCCCAGACGCGTCGCCGTTTTATCGGTGCACACGTCCCCGCTGGCCCAGCCCGGCACGGGCGACGCGGGCGGCATGAACGTCTACGTGCTGCAAACCGCGCTGCAGATGGCCCGCCGCGGCGTCGAGGTGGAGATCTTCACCAGGGCAACCTCGTCGGCCGACGCGCCCGTGGTGCCGGTGGCGCCTGGGGTGCTCGTGCGCAACGTGGTGGCCGGGCCGTTCGAGGGCCTCGACAAGTACGACCTGCCTACCCAGCTGTGCGCGTTCACCGCGGGCGTGCTGCGCGCCGAGGCGACCCATGAGCCCGGCTACTACGACATCGTGCACTCGCACTACTGGCTGTCGGGTCAGGTGGGCTGGCTGGCCAGGGACCGGTGGGCGGTGCCGCTGGTGCACACCGCGCACACGCTGGCCGCCGTCAAGAACGCCGCGCTGGCCGACGGTGACGCACCCGAACCGCCGCTGCGCGCGGTGGGCGAACAGCAGGTGGTCGACGAGGCCGACCGGCTGATCGTCAACACCGAACTCGAAGCGCAGCAACTGGTTTCGCTGCACCAGGCCGACCCGTCCCGCATCGACGTGGTCCACCCCGGCGTCGACCTGGACACGTTCACCCCCGGGGACCGCCGCGCGGCCCGGGCCGCGCTCGGCCTGGACCTGGATGCGCCGACGGTGGGTTTCGTCGGGCGCATCCAACCGCTCAAGGCGCCCGACGTGGCGCTGCGCGCGGTGGCCAAGCTGCCCGGGGTGCAGGTGCTGGTGGTGGGCGGGCCGTCGGGCACCGGACTGGCGGCGCCCGACGGGCTGATTCGACTCGCCGACGAGCTGGGTATCGCCGATCGGGTGAGGTTCCTGCCGCCACAATCGCGCGAACAACTGGTCAACGTGTACCGGGCCGCCGACCTGATCGCGGTGCCGAGCCATTCGGAGTCGTTCGGCCTGGTCGCCATCGAGGCCCAGGCCGCCGGCACCCCGGTGGTCGCCGCCGCGGTCGGCGGGCTGCCCGTCGCCGTGCGCGACGGCGAAACCGGCACCCTGGTGCACAGCCACGACGTCGACGAGTGGTCGGCGGCCATCGGCGCGCTGCTGGACCGCGGCCCGGACACGTTGCGCGCGGCGGCCGTCGCGCATGCCGCCACGTTTTCCTGGGCGCACACCGTCGATGCGCTGCTGGCCAGTTACAGGCGCGCGATCACCGACCACCGCGCCCGCGACCAACAGCGCGACGCCGCCGCGCGACGCAACGGCCGCATCTTCACGCGACGCCGGGGGGTGCGGGCATGA
- a CDS encoding L,D-transpeptidase, whose protein sequence is MSPGPNFDAWPPQISRRRALSALVVGVVVPGALAACSGKTSSTPGEAAAPAAPSVKFEPADAATDVSPVAPVRVEVTDGWFQHVTLTNPEGKAVAGTLNRDRTAFTVAEPLGYGVRYTWGGSVVGRDGNAMPVSGDFTTLDPAKQVSGQFQLADGQTVGVAAPIILQFDASISDKASVERAVKVTTDPPVEGGWAWLPDEVGGSRMHWRTREYFPPGTKVDVDARLYGVPFGDGAYGAADSTLHFQIGRRQVVRAHAPSHRIQVIDEQGAVIMDFPCSYGEGDLDRNVTRSGIHVVTEKYEDFWMTNPAAGYANIHERWAVRISNNGEFIHANPASLGSQGSSNVTNGCINLSEGDAQQYFGSAVYGDPVEVTGTRIELSYSDGDIWDWVVPWDEWKAMSALTDTPSPNAIPSTAPATPSGAPQPAGR, encoded by the coding sequence GTGAGCCCCGGCCCGAATTTCGATGCCTGGCCGCCGCAGATCAGCCGGCGGCGCGCCCTGTCCGCCCTGGTGGTCGGGGTCGTCGTACCCGGGGCGCTGGCGGCCTGTTCCGGTAAGACGAGCTCGACGCCGGGGGAGGCGGCCGCCCCTGCGGCGCCGTCGGTCAAGTTCGAACCGGCCGACGCGGCCACCGACGTCTCGCCCGTCGCGCCGGTGCGCGTCGAGGTCACCGACGGCTGGTTCCAGCACGTCACGCTGACCAATCCGGAGGGCAAGGCCGTCGCAGGCACGCTCAACCGCGACCGCACCGCGTTCACCGTCGCCGAACCGCTCGGCTACGGCGTGCGGTACACCTGGGGCGGCTCGGTGGTCGGCCGCGACGGCAACGCGATGCCGGTGTCGGGCGACTTCACCACACTCGACCCGGCCAAACAGGTCAGCGGACAGTTCCAGCTCGCCGACGGTCAGACCGTCGGGGTGGCGGCGCCGATCATCCTGCAGTTCGACGCGTCGATCAGCGACAAGGCGTCGGTGGAGCGAGCCGTCAAGGTGACCACCGACCCGCCGGTGGAGGGCGGCTGGGCCTGGCTGCCCGACGAGGTCGGCGGCTCGCGCATGCACTGGCGCACCCGCGAGTACTTTCCGCCGGGCACGAAGGTCGACGTCGATGCTCGGCTGTACGGGGTGCCGTTCGGCGACGGCGCCTACGGTGCGGCCGACTCGACGCTGCACTTCCAGATCGGCCGCAGGCAGGTGGTTCGGGCGCACGCGCCGTCACACCGCATCCAGGTGATCGACGAGCAGGGCGCGGTGATCATGGACTTCCCGTGCAGCTACGGCGAGGGCGACCTGGACCGCAACGTCACCCGCAGCGGCATCCACGTCGTCACCGAGAAGTACGAGGACTTCTGGATGACCAACCCGGCCGCCGGTTACGCCAACATCCACGAACGCTGGGCCGTGCGGATCTCCAACAACGGCGAGTTCATCCACGCCAACCCGGCCAGCCTGGGCTCGCAGGGCAGCAGCAACGTCACCAACGGCTGCATCAACCTGTCCGAGGGAGACGCCCAGCAGTACTTCGGCAGCGCTGTGTACGGCGATCCGGTGGAGGTCACCGGCACCCGCATCGAGCTGTCCTACAGCGACGGCGACATCTGGGACTGGGTGGTGCCGTGGGATGAGTGGAAGGCGATGTCGGCGCTGACCGACACACCCTCACCCAACGCGATCCCCAGCACCGCCCCGGCCACACCGTCGGGTGCCCCGCAACCGGCCGGCCGCTGA
- a CDS encoding phosphoglyceromutase, which translates to MGNSTLILLRHGESEWNAKNLFTGWVDVDLTEKGRAEAVRAGELMKELDRQPDVLYTSLLRRAISTANLALDKADRHWIPVHRDWRLNERHYGALQGLDKAETKEKYGEEQFMAWRRSYDTPPPPIEPGSTYSQDGDPRYADIAGGPPRTECLKDVVERFVPYYTEVIEPDLRAGKTVLIAAHGNSLRALVKYLDGMSDDEVVGLNIPTGIPLRYDLDSDLKPTVIGGQYLDPEAAAAGAAAVAAQGAK; encoded by the coding sequence ATGGGCAACTCGACGCTGATCCTGCTGCGCCACGGCGAAAGCGAATGGAACGCCAAAAACCTGTTCACCGGATGGGTCGACGTCGACCTGACCGAGAAGGGGCGCGCCGAAGCTGTGCGCGCCGGTGAGCTGATGAAAGAGCTGGACCGCCAGCCCGACGTGCTCTACACGTCGCTGCTGCGCCGGGCGATCAGCACCGCCAACCTCGCGCTGGACAAGGCCGACCGGCACTGGATCCCGGTGCACCGCGACTGGCGGCTCAACGAGCGCCACTACGGCGCGTTGCAGGGTCTGGACAAGGCCGAGACCAAGGAGAAGTACGGCGAAGAGCAGTTCATGGCGTGGCGCCGCAGCTACGACACCCCGCCGCCGCCGATCGAACCCGGCAGCACCTACAGCCAGGACGGCGACCCGCGCTACGCCGACATCGCCGGTGGCCCGCCGCGCACCGAATGCCTCAAGGACGTCGTGGAACGGTTCGTGCCGTACTACACCGAGGTGATCGAACCCGATCTGCGCGCGGGTAAAACCGTGTTGATCGCCGCCCACGGCAACTCGCTGCGCGCGCTGGTGAAGTATCTCGACGGCATGTCGGACGACGAGGTCGTCGGGCTCAACATCCCCACCGGCATCCCGCTGCGCTATGACCTGGACTCCGATCTCAAGCCGACGGTCATCGGCGGGCAGTACCTGGATCCAGAGGCCGCCGCGGCCGGTGCGGCCGCCGTCGCCGCCCAAGGCGCCAAATAG
- a CDS encoding UDP-N-acetylmuramate dehydrogenase — protein sequence MVTSVIGGASVAEAVPLGPLTTLRVGGVAQRLLTCDTTQKVVDVVRALGPDDDALVLAGGSNVVLADDLTDLTVILLANTEITVEDNVVRAEAGAAWDDVVVTSLAHGLGGLECLSGIPGSAGATPVQNVGAYGAEVADSIRRVRLLERRTGEERWVAAHALKFGYRSSVLKHSDDAIVLEVEFALDPGGRSAPMRYGELATALGVEAGAHVDPVRVRETVLQLRARKGMVLDEADHDTWSVGSFFTNPVVSRAEFERLRTSVDGPVPNYPAAERVKLAAGWLVERAGFAKGYPGDGAPARLSTKHALAITNRGTATTADVIALARTVRDGVRSAFGIELTPEPALVGCRL from the coding sequence GTGGTCACATCGGTCATCGGGGGCGCATCCGTCGCGGAGGCGGTGCCGCTGGGTCCGTTGACCACGCTGCGCGTCGGCGGGGTCGCGCAGCGGCTCCTCACCTGCGACACCACCCAAAAGGTCGTGGACGTGGTGCGTGCCCTCGGCCCCGACGACGACGCGCTGGTGCTTGCCGGCGGATCCAACGTCGTATTGGCCGACGACCTGACCGATCTGACCGTCATCCTGCTCGCCAACACCGAGATCACCGTCGAGGACAACGTGGTGCGCGCCGAGGCGGGCGCGGCGTGGGACGACGTCGTGGTGACATCGCTGGCCCACGGCCTCGGCGGGCTCGAATGTCTGTCCGGCATACCGGGTTCGGCGGGCGCCACCCCGGTGCAGAACGTCGGCGCGTACGGCGCCGAAGTCGCCGACTCCATCCGCCGGGTGCGGCTGCTGGAGCGTCGCACCGGCGAAGAGCGGTGGGTGGCGGCCCACGCGCTGAAGTTCGGCTACCGCAGCAGCGTCCTCAAGCACTCCGATGACGCGATCGTGCTCGAGGTGGAGTTCGCGTTGGACCCCGGCGGGCGCAGCGCCCCGATGCGCTACGGCGAGCTGGCCACCGCGCTCGGTGTCGAGGCCGGCGCACACGTCGACCCGGTGCGCGTGCGGGAAACCGTGCTGCAGCTGCGGGCCCGCAAGGGCATGGTGCTCGACGAGGCCGATCACGACACCTGGAGCGTGGGCTCGTTCTTCACCAACCCCGTGGTGTCACGTGCGGAGTTCGAGCGGCTGCGCACCAGCGTCGACGGGCCGGTGCCCAACTACCCGGCGGCCGAGCGGGTGAAGCTGGCGGCGGGCTGGCTCGTCGAGCGCGCGGGGTTTGCCAAGGGCTATCCCGGTGACGGCGCACCCGCGCGGCTGTCCACCAAGCACGCGCTGGCGATCACCAACCGCGGCACGGCCACCACCGCCGACGTGATCGCGCTGGCCCGGACCGTCCGCGACGGCGTCAGAAGCGCGTTCGGGATCGAACTCACACCCGAGCCTGCACTGGTCGGCTGCCGCCTCTAG
- a CDS encoding DUF2505 domain-containing protein has translation MSRRMEYTIAFDVPAAKMYQDFTSRDYWHSLMAAYRRLTPSRITSFSSDERGTDIVFVQEMPRSELPSIARSVIPADMVITRRQHFDPFDHAKNRAVGTYAASVPRAPGRFGGRYFLTDTDAGSQLRLATVCKVSIPLVGGALEDLILHHITSLFDAEEAFAADWIAKHH, from the coding sequence ATGTCGCGACGCATGGAGTACACGATCGCGTTCGACGTGCCGGCGGCGAAGATGTACCAGGACTTCACCAGCCGCGATTACTGGCACAGCCTGATGGCGGCGTACCGGCGGCTGACCCCGTCGAGAATCACCTCGTTCTCGTCCGATGAGCGGGGCACCGACATCGTGTTCGTCCAGGAGATGCCGCGCTCGGAGCTGCCGTCGATCGCGCGCTCGGTGATCCCCGCCGACATGGTGATCACCCGCAGGCAGCATTTCGATCCGTTCGACCATGCGAAGAACCGGGCGGTCGGCACCTACGCGGCGTCGGTTCCGCGCGCGCCGGGCCGGTTCGGCGGGCGGTACTTCCTCACCGACACCGACGCCGGCAGCCAGTTGCGGTTGGCCACCGTGTGCAAGGTGTCGATTCCGTTGGTCGGCGGTGCGCTCGAGGACCTGATCTTGCACCACATCACGTCGCTCTTCGACGCCGAGGAGGCCTTCGCCGCCGACTGGATCGCAAAGCACCACTAG
- a CDS encoding YbjN domain-containing protein: MNSADVEKIIEDACKDNDLICTRHEGAHGGLPGIIVELPGERRLKTNTILSIGEHSVRVEAFVCRQPDENHEGVYRFLLKRNRRLYGVAYTLDNVGDIYLVGRMALHSVTHDEIDRVLGQVLEAVDSDFNTLLELGFRSSIQKEWEWRVSRGESLKNLQAFEHLIDE, encoded by the coding sequence ATGAACAGCGCCGACGTCGAAAAGATCATCGAAGACGCCTGTAAGGACAACGACCTAATCTGCACCCGCCACGAGGGCGCACACGGCGGGCTGCCCGGCATCATCGTCGAGCTGCCCGGCGAACGGCGCCTGAAGACCAACACGATCCTGTCCATCGGCGAGCATTCGGTGCGCGTCGAGGCGTTCGTATGCCGCCAGCCCGACGAGAACCACGAGGGCGTCTACCGGTTCCTGCTCAAGCGCAACCGCAGGCTGTACGGGGTGGCCTACACCCTCGACAACGTCGGCGACATCTATCTGGTCGGCCGGATGGCGCTGCACTCGGTCACCCACGACGAGATCGACCGGGTGCTGGGCCAGGTGCTCGAGGCCGTCGACTCGGACTTCAACACGTTGCTGGAGTTGGGTTTTCGCTCGTCGATCCAGAAAGAGTGGGAGTGGCGGGTGTCGCGCGGTGAGTCGCTGAAGAATTTGCAGGCCTTCGAGCACCTCATCGACGAGTGA
- a CDS encoding SDR family oxidoreductase, with the protein MTTPQTAARVAVVTGASAGIGAATAKTLAAQGFHVVCVARRADRVEALAEEIGGTASVTDVTSEQDVSALAQRLQRVDVLVNNAGGARGLEPVAEADIDNWRWMWEANVLGTLRVTRALLPKLIESGDGLIVTVTSIAAFETYDGGSGYTSAKHAQGALHRTLRGELLGKPVRLTEIAPGMVKTDFSLRRFEGDEQRAAKVYEGVTPLVAEDVAEVIGFVASRPSHVNLDSIVIRPRDQATASRFNRR; encoded by the coding sequence ATGACGACACCACAGACCGCAGCGCGGGTCGCGGTGGTCACCGGCGCCAGTGCCGGCATCGGCGCAGCAACAGCGAAAACCCTTGCCGCTCAAGGTTTTCACGTGGTCTGCGTGGCCCGCCGGGCGGACCGTGTCGAGGCGCTGGCCGAGGAGATCGGCGGCACCGCCAGTGTGACGGACGTCACTTCCGAGCAGGATGTGTCGGCCCTGGCCCAGCGCCTGCAGCGGGTCGATGTGCTGGTCAACAACGCCGGCGGTGCGCGCGGCCTGGAGCCGGTGGCCGAGGCCGACATCGACAACTGGCGCTGGATGTGGGAGGCCAACGTGCTCGGCACGCTGCGGGTCACCAGGGCGCTGCTGCCGAAGCTGATCGAATCCGGCGACGGGCTGATCGTCACCGTCACCTCCATCGCGGCGTTCGAGACCTACGACGGCGGCTCGGGGTACACGTCGGCCAAACACGCCCAGGGCGCGCTGCACCGCACCCTGCGCGGGGAGCTGCTGGGAAAACCGGTGCGGCTCACCGAGATTGCACCGGGCATGGTGAAGACCGACTTCTCGCTGCGTCGGTTCGAGGGCGACGAGCAGCGGGCCGCCAAGGTGTACGAGGGTGTCACGCCGCTGGTCGCCGAGGACGTCGCCGAGGTGATCGGGTTCGTCGCGTCACGCCCGTCGCACGTCAACCTGGATTCGATCGTGATCCGCCCGCGCGATCAGGCCACCGCGTCGCGCTTCAACCGCCGCTGA
- a CDS encoding response regulator transcription factor codes for MTSVLIVEDEESLADPLAFLLRKEGFEATVVADGPSALAEFERAGADIVLLDLMLPGMSGTDVCRQLRLRSSVPVIMVTARDSEIDKVVGLEIGADDYVTKPYSARELIARIRAVLRRGAEADDNGIGDGVLEAGPVRMDVERHVVTVNGETITLPLKEFDLLEYLMRNSGRVLTRGQLIDRVWGADYVGDTKTLDVHVKRLRSKIEADPANPVRLVTVRGLGYKLEG; via the coding sequence ATGACCAGCGTGTTGATCGTGGAGGACGAGGAGTCCTTGGCTGATCCCCTGGCCTTTCTGCTCCGCAAGGAGGGCTTCGAGGCCACCGTGGTGGCCGACGGACCTTCGGCGCTGGCCGAATTCGAGCGGGCCGGCGCCGACATCGTCCTGCTCGACCTGATGCTGCCCGGCATGAGCGGAACCGACGTGTGCAGGCAATTGCGGTTGCGCTCAAGTGTTCCCGTCATCATGGTGACGGCCCGCGACAGCGAGATCGACAAGGTCGTCGGTCTCGAAATCGGCGCCGACGACTACGTCACCAAGCCGTACTCCGCGCGTGAACTCATCGCCCGCATCCGCGCGGTGCTGCGCCGCGGCGCCGAGGCCGACGACAACGGCATCGGCGACGGCGTGCTGGAAGCCGGTCCGGTGCGGATGGACGTCGAACGGCACGTGGTCACCGTCAACGGTGAGACGATCACGTTGCCGCTCAAGGAGTTCGACCTGCTCGAGTACCTGATGCGCAACAGCGGGCGGGTGCTGACCCGCGGCCAGCTCATCGACCGGGTATGGGGCGCGGACTATGTCGGCGACACCAAAACCCTTGACGTGCACGTGAAACGGCTGCGCTCCAAGATCGAGGCCGACCCGGCCAACCCGGTGCGCCTGGTCACCGTGCGCGGCTTGGGCTACAAGCTCGAGGGTTAA
- a CDS encoding sensor histidine kinase, producing MSVVSALPLAVVALLALVIGVGLGAGVAPRLVERRRRRTAQQAGITVSQMLEHVLSQSPVGIVVVDTFRDVVYTNDRARELGLVTDRLLDDRAWLAAQRTLATGEDVEVDLSPRKRSTPGRSAQSIRGHVRLLTEEDRRFAVVYVDDQSEHARMEATRRDFVANVSHELKTPVGAMSVLAEALLASADDPETARHFAEKMLAESHRLANMVGELIELSRLQGAERLPDLEAVDVDTVVSEALSRYKVVADNADIAITTDAPTGYRVLGDQTLLVTALANLVANAIAYSPNGSSVSVSRRRRENNIEIAVTDRGIGIDSEDQERVFERFFRVDKARSRATGGTGLGLAIVKHVAANHNGSIRLWSQPGTGSTFTLSIPVYPDHDDERTSEIT from the coding sequence GTGAGTGTCGTATCGGCGCTACCGCTCGCGGTGGTGGCGCTGCTCGCGCTGGTGATCGGCGTCGGGCTCGGGGCGGGCGTTGCTCCCCGCCTGGTCGAGCGTCGCCGCCGCCGGACCGCTCAGCAGGCCGGCATCACCGTCTCGCAGATGCTCGAACACGTACTTTCCCAGTCTCCGGTCGGCATCGTCGTGGTCGACACCTTCCGTGACGTCGTCTACACCAACGACCGGGCGCGCGAACTGGGCCTGGTCACCGACCGGCTGCTCGACGACCGGGCGTGGCTGGCCGCCCAACGCACGCTGGCCACCGGCGAGGACGTCGAGGTCGACCTGTCGCCGCGCAAACGCAGCACCCCGGGACGATCGGCGCAGTCCATCCGCGGCCACGTCCGGCTGCTGACCGAGGAGGATCGCCGGTTCGCCGTGGTGTACGTCGACGACCAGTCCGAGCACGCGCGCATGGAAGCGACCCGCCGGGACTTCGTCGCCAACGTCAGCCACGAACTCAAGACCCCCGTCGGCGCGATGAGCGTGCTCGCCGAGGCGCTGCTGGCGTCCGCCGACGATCCGGAAACCGCACGCCATTTCGCCGAGAAGATGCTCGCCGAATCACACCGGCTGGCCAACATGGTCGGCGAGTTGATCGAGCTGTCGCGGCTGCAGGGCGCCGAGCGACTGCCCGATCTGGAAGCCGTCGACGTGGACACCGTGGTGTCTGAGGCGCTGTCCCGCTACAAGGTGGTCGCCGACAACGCCGACATCGCGATCACCACCGACGCGCCGACCGGCTACCGCGTGCTCGGCGACCAGACGCTGCTGGTGACCGCGCTGGCCAACCTGGTGGCCAACGCGATTGCCTACTCGCCCAACGGATCTTCGGTGTCGGTCAGCCGCCGTCGGCGCGAGAACAACATCGAGATCGCGGTCACCGACCGGGGTATCGGCATCGACAGTGAAGACCAGGAGCGGGTTTTCGAACGCTTCTTCCGGGTGGACAAGGCGCGCTCACGGGCCACCGGCGGAACGGGCCTCGGGCTCGCCATCGTCAAGCACGTCGCCGCCAACCACAACGGATCCATCCGGCTGTGGAGTCAGCCCGGGACGGGATCGACGTTCACGCTGTCGATTCCGGTATATCCCGATCACGATGACGAGAGGACTAGCGAAATCACATGA
- a CDS encoding DUF2505 domain-containing protein, with the protein MPRSFDMAADYEASVEQVHRAFRDEQYWSARLTDSGADEYSLDSMVVDDDGGIDVVTTQTLRADRLPGLVTQFHWGDLSFVREETWSPVRDGRATATIKGAIDGAPAGLSGTAVLAPSATGRGSRLEFNVSVEVRVPLVGGKIENFIGSKLVDLLIAEQRFTTGWITENA; encoded by the coding sequence ATGCCGCGTTCATTCGACATGGCCGCCGACTACGAGGCCAGCGTCGAACAGGTGCACCGGGCGTTCCGCGACGAGCAGTATTGGTCGGCGCGGCTGACCGATTCCGGCGCCGACGAGTACTCGCTGGATTCGATGGTGGTCGACGACGACGGCGGAATCGACGTGGTCACCACCCAGACGTTGCGCGCCGACCGGTTGCCCGGCCTGGTGACGCAGTTTCACTGGGGCGATCTGAGCTTCGTCCGCGAGGAGACCTGGAGCCCGGTGCGCGACGGGCGGGCCACCGCGACGATCAAGGGTGCCATCGACGGTGCGCCTGCCGGGTTGTCGGGTACCGCCGTGCTGGCGCCGTCTGCCACGGGCCGCGGCTCGCGGCTCGAGTTCAACGTCAGCGTCGAGGTCCGGGTGCCGTTGGTCGGCGGCAAGATCGAGAACTTCATCGGCTCGAAGCTGGTCGACCTGCTCATCGCCGAGCAACGCTTCACCACGGGGTGGATCACCGAAAACGCCTGA
- a CDS encoding ROK family transcriptional regulator, whose amino-acid sequence MTTTIVRPAPTVAHTKRALSPASGRYPQARTYIVAPSLKVADGAAASVFGAARLRGPIARDVIAQVTGLSIATVNRQVTALLEAGVLRERADLAVSGAIGRPRVPVEVNHEPYLTLGIHIGARAVSIVATDLFGRTLDVVETPTPRGPQGVALAALAESARRYLSRWHRRRPLWVGVAAGGVVDSTAGSLDHPRLGWSNAPVGPVLAETLGLPVSLASHVDAMAGAELLLGVRRPPSHASTSLYVYARETVGYALSIGGRVHSPASGPGTIAALPAHSELLGGTGQLESTVSDEAVLTAARKARIIPAEGPASTMQALLRAARQPHSQAQGLLAERARVLGEAVALLRDMLNPDDLVVGGQAFTEYPEGMSLVEAAYAQRSVMPPRQIRLTAFGNRVQEAGAGVVSLGGLYAEPIGAMRRASRKDATA is encoded by the coding sequence ATGACCACCACCATCGTTCGCCCGGCTCCCACCGTCGCCCACACCAAGCGCGCGCTGTCCCCCGCAAGCGGGCGGTACCCCCAGGCCCGCACCTACATCGTCGCCCCGTCGCTGAAGGTCGCCGACGGCGCGGCCGCCTCGGTATTCGGGGCCGCGCGGCTGCGCGGCCCGATCGCCCGTGACGTCATCGCGCAGGTCACCGGGCTGAGCATCGCCACGGTGAACCGGCAGGTCACCGCGCTGCTGGAGGCCGGTGTGCTGCGGGAACGCGCTGACCTGGCGGTATCCGGCGCGATCGGCAGACCCCGGGTGCCCGTCGAGGTCAACCACGAGCCGTACCTGACCCTCGGTATCCACATCGGCGCCCGCGCTGTCAGCATCGTGGCCACCGACCTGTTCGGTCGCACGCTCGACGTGGTCGAGACACCGACCCCGCGCGGACCCCAGGGCGTCGCGCTGGCCGCCTTGGCCGAAAGCGCTCGCCGCTACCTGAGCCGCTGGCACCGCCGCCGCCCGCTGTGGGTGGGCGTGGCCGCCGGCGGCGTCGTCGACAGCACCGCCGGATCGCTGGATCACCCGCGGCTGGGCTGGTCGAACGCGCCCGTCGGACCGGTGCTCGCCGAGACGCTCGGTCTGCCGGTGTCGCTGGCCTCCCACGTTGACGCCATGGCCGGTGCCGAACTACTGCTCGGCGTGCGCCGCCCGCCGTCGCACGCGTCGACCAGCCTCTACGTCTACGCGCGCGAGACCGTCGGCTATGCACTGTCGATCGGCGGGCGGGTGCATTCCCCGGCTAGCGGGCCCGGCACCATCGCCGCGTTACCCGCGCATTCCGAATTGCTCGGCGGCACCGGTCAATTGGAGTCCACGGTCAGCGACGAGGCGGTGCTCACCGCGGCCCGCAAGGCGCGCATCATCCCCGCCGAGGGTCCTGCGTCGACCATGCAGGCGCTGCTGCGGGCCGCGCGCCAGCCTCACTCGCAGGCGCAGGGCCTGCTGGCCGAACGGGCGCGGGTGCTCGGCGAGGCGGTGGCGCTGCTGCGCGACATGCTCAACCCCGACGACCTGGTGGTCGGCGGTCAGGCGTTCACCGAGTACCCCGAGGGCATGAGCCTGGTCGAAGCGGCCTACGCGCAGCGTTCGGTGATGCCGCCGCGGCAAATCCGGTTGACCGCCTTCGGTAACCGGGTGCAGGAGGCCGGCGCCGGGGTGGTTTCGCTCGGCGGCCTCTATGCCGAGCCGATCGGTGCGATGCGACGCGCCAGCCGCAAGGACGCCACCGCCTGA